TCAAACAGGCCTTGTTGGAAAGTGGAATCGATCCTGCTCATGTCGACTATGTTGAGGCACACGGAACAGGCACGCCACTCGGTGATCCTATCGAAATGCAGGCACTTGCGGCTACGTATGGCAAGGCCAAACGGCAACACGGACCGCTGATCATCGGTTCGGTGAAGACCCAAATTGGTCACCTCGAAGCCGCCGCAGGTGTTGCGGGTTTGTCACGTGTAATATTGGCGTTACAGCACCGTAAAATGCCTGCCCATCTCCACTTTGAGAAGCTTAATCCCCATATTGAAAGTGCTCTGGCGGGTCGCTTCAACTATCGTCTTCCTCAATTGGGAGAAGACTGGCAAGACACTGGTCAATCTCGCGCAGCCGCCATCAGCTCTTTTGGTATCAATGGTACCAATGTACATATGGTGTTAGAGCAGGCGCCCGAACCCGAGTCGCGCGAAACGCTTAAAACACGCCCGGAAGTTTTGGTGATTTCTGCGAAAAACGACACAGCCCTGCGACAGCAGGTACAGAATTACCAACGCGTCTTGGATTCACAAAGCCCACCAGCTTTAATCGATTTATGCCACAGCGCAGCAACAGGCCGGGTGCATTTTCCTGTGCGGGCGACATTTGCGGGGGAACTGGCTGAAATTTCCTCACAAATGGAGCAATGGTTAAAAAACACCAACTATGCGACTGAACAAGAAGCAGAATCACCGTTGGCGTTTCTTTTTCCCGGCAACACACAAGAACTACAAAGGGTGGCACCACAACTCGCTGCGCGCTTCCCTGTTTTTAATGATTCCCTTCAGAAAATCACCAGTCCTCGCAGTTATGCGCTCCAGTATGCCTTGCTGTGCCTGTGGCAGAGTTACGGTTTGCGGCCGCAATGGGTCGCGGGTGAGGGCATTGGACGGGTGACTGCAGCAGTCGCTGCAGGTGCGTTATCGCCCGAAGAAGGTTCAAGTCTTGCGCAGGCACTGGTGGCAGAGGCGGCGCTGCCGGGCGGCATCAACTGGCGTTCCGCAAGAATAGAATGGCGGGATGGCAGCATCAACAAATCTGTTCACGATGCAAAAGCTTTAAATTGGCACGACGCCAATGCAGGTTTGCCGCGAGCGCCAAACTATTTTGAGGTGTTAAGCCTGATTGTGAAGCCGGCGCAGTCCGCAGATCTATATATCGCGCAAACCTTACAAGACCTTTATTCTGCAGGTATTACGCCTGAATGGACGCAAGTAGAACCACAAAAACAATTTAAACGCGTCGTTCTACCGAGCTATCCCTTCCAACGAGAAAATTTTTGGGGCGCCGATGCACCTGTAGCCCCCGGCACCGTACAACACAGGGATGCCGCGTCTAACAAATTATCCGTTTTACGTCCCGCATGGCGACCATCGCCAATACGCGCTGGTCAGATTCCCCAAAAAATACAATTGCTTACGGCGGAAGGTTTCCTTGCAGAAGCTACAGTAAAAAGCTTCACGGCGGCGGGTATTCGTGTCGAAACGCTGTATTACCTTAGCCATGATGTATCGACCGGTCTACAGGTGCGCCGTGAGAACGGTGAGCTTACCACGCTGGGAAATAACTCAGAGGACCCCTTGGTCGATATCCGTTTTATCGACCCAGACCAAAACTACCAACTGGTCGATCTGTTGGTAGTTTTACAGGCGTTACCGGAGTCGGGTGGTAATTATTGGCTCGCCAGCAGTCATGCTTTTGCCATCCGCGATGAAGAGGGGGCTGTGCCACTTCAAGCCGCTTTATGGGCTATGGCTTCGTCGCTAGGTCTGGAAAGGCCTGAACTGAATATTAGTGCCGTTGATATGGACGAAGCCGAACCGGAATTACTGGTTAGGGAAATCAGCAGGGAAGGGCAAACTAAGGAGCCCGTCGTCTGGCGACTTGGAGAGCGCTTCGTGAGACGAATTGAAGCTATTGAACCACCCGACGAGCAAGCGGAATTCAGAAAAGATGCCGCTTATTTGGTGACCGGTGGATTCGGCGGTATCGGCCAACAACTGGTTCGATGGCTGGCCTCCCGCGGGGCGTTGAATATTATCGTGCCCAGCCGTCGCGGTACCGACGACCCCCGCATGTATGATTTAGCCGATCTCGACGTAAATTTACAGGTTATTCACTGCGATCTAACAGAAACCAGCGCTGTGACGCAATTGTTAAGCTGCATTGAACAACCGCTCGCTGGTATTTTTCATGTCGCTGGTATTACCGAAGACGCTTTAATTGCACAACAGACCACCCAATCTCTGGCGAAGGTGATCGCGGCCAAGGCTGATGTAGCGTTCGAGCTTGATAAGCATTCACGTGAGCTGCCGCTGGAACATTTTGTGATGTTCTCTTCGATGGCAGGTGTAAGTGGTTCTGCTGCACAGGCTAACTATGCCGCAGCCAACGCCATGTTGCAGGCGCTGGCGCATCGCCGCCGCGCCGAAGGTCATTGTGCTTTATGTGTTCATTGGGGCCTGTGGGATGGTCCGGGTATGGCGGCCAAGCTCTCAGAACAGGACCGCGCACGGCTCGCGCGACAGGGTGTACACCCAATGCCCGCCCTTGCGGCTCTCAACACCCTTACTCAGCTAATGACAGGCAACGAGGCCGAATACATGGTCGGGCTCTTCGATGGCGTCGATGTGACCGATTCATCGGAAAAACAGCATTGGAAAGCCCGGATAGAAGAATGCGCCCCTGAGATGCGTAGCGATCTGGTGGCGCAATGCCTGAAAGAAAATGTCGCTCAGGTACTTGGCATGCCTGCCAACCAAATAGGTTCCGGCGCAAACCTGTTTGATCTGGGGTTTGATTCTTTAATGGTGATGGATCTGGTGAAACTCCTGAAGGAGGCGCTGGGATGTGCTCTATATCCCAGGGAGCTTTACCAAACACCTTTGATCAGTGAGCTGTGTGACTATCTGTTAGGCGCAATGACCAGCGAATCCCAGCCTGCACAAGCATCTGAAGCGCCATCCGCAACGCCCTGGTCTGCGGCACCACTCGCATCGCAGGAAACCCTGGGTGATCCAGTGGCGAATATCGGCTTCATTCTCTCCGCGCCCCGTTCTGGTTCCACGCTACTGCGAGTCATGCTGGCCGGGCACCCCGATTTATTTGTGCCACCCGAATTGCATCTGCTGCCTTTTAAAACCATGGCCGAGCGCAGTTGCGCATTGCAAGACAGTTACCTGGACGAAGGGCTGGTAAGGGCGGTGATGGAATTGCGTGGCTGCGACGCCGCTCAGGCCAAGTCTGAGCTGCAGCTCCTCACGGAACAGCGAACCCCCATTCAGGAAGTGTATCGACAATTGGCTGAACTTGCCGGAGAGCGCCAGGTGATCGATAAATCACCCAGTTACGCCAACAACCTAGTCACCCTCGAGCGCGCTGAGCGGCTTTGCACCGAGCCACGTTACATTCATTTGGTACGACATCCATACGCCATGATCGAGAGCTTTATGCGTCAGCGTATGGATCGCCTAATCGGCGTTCAGGGTGCAGATGTGTTTGAACTGGCCGAGTCGATCTGGCGGGAAATGACCAAAAACATACTGCAATTGAGTAACCGTGTCGGTGCTAAGCGCTGTTTGTTGGTGACTTATGAAGACCTCGTACGAGAGCCGCAAGTGCAATTACAGCGGATCTCCAAATTTTTGGGTGTCGATTACAATCCGGCGGTTCTAGATCCATACTCGGGCGCAGCTTCTCGCATGACAGACGGCATCAGTGAGCGCTCTCTTTCTGTGGGCGATCCTGATTTTTCATCCCACAAAACCATTGATCCCGCATTGGCGGAAGCCTGGCAGAAAGTTGAATTGCCCCGTGAGTTAAGTGCGGAAAGTGCTGATTTGGCACAGCAACTCGGTTATCAGTTACCGCCCGTAAAACGACGCTCGAAACCACGTGAAGTTGCGATGTACGAGCACACTGTTTCAGGCGAGGGACTGGAGCTAAACCTCTGCCGTTGGGGCGACCCACAGGCGCCCTGCGTGCTGTGCCTACATGGTGTTCTGGAGCAAGGTGCGGTTTTTTCTTCGCTTGCTAACGAGCTGGTGCGATCGGGTTTTCAGGTGCTTGCGCCCGATTTGCGCGGCCACGGTAAAAGCGACCGCACTGCGGCATCAAGTACATACCAGATGGCTGATTTCGTGGCTGATCTCAATTGCGTGATTCGCAACCTGGAAATCGCGCCTATGACCTTGCTCGGAATGTCTCTGGGAGCAGCGATAGCGACCCTATATACCGTAGCCCGGCCCGAGACTGTTCGGGAATTGATACTGGTAGAACCGCCACTGGCACGCCGTAGTGATGCCCGGGAAGCATCGAAAATCTTACGGGCACAGCTTACCGCTAAACGCCCAGTCGATACGTGTGTGGCAGACCTTAACGTTGCGGCGCAACGCCTGCTTTCGGTGTATCCGGGCATGTCACAACAGCAGGCCGAGACGCTTGCCCAACACGCAACAGATAACCGAAATAGTGAGCTGCATTGGCGTTGGGACCCGCGTTTACGCGCACCGGTAGGTATTTCCTCAGACGCCACTTCAAACGAGCTGATGGCCGAAATACAAGTACCTCATTACCTGGTGTTCGGACGCCAGGGCGATCTTTTAAATGCCCGTGACTGGCGAGCGGGCTGTAACACCCACTTGGAGGAAGTCGTCACTTTAGACGGTGGTCACAACCTTCATGTGAGTGCGCCCGACGCATTAGCAAGCATCGTGATTGAATGTGAGCAGCACCATCAACAAACCACACCGAAATATTGAATACACGATTCGAGATCAGACCCATGAGTGAACAAGGATTAACGCGCGAGCAACTCAATACCTACATCCAGGGCTATGCGGCCTTCCAGTTTCTTACCAGCGGAGTTGAACTGGGCGTATTCGATTTGTTGGCAGAAACGCCTGAAATTGATGCGCAGGAAATCGCCAAGGCGCTGCAACTTGAAGCGCAACCTTTGCGAATTTTACTAACCGGTCTGGTGGCCTTAAAACTCGTTCACCGAAACAACGACCGCTACGTTAACGACCCATTGATCGACCCAGCGTTGTTATCCGGGCCGCGCAGTATGTCACCGGTATTACGCTGGATAAAACAAGGAATTAATCGCGGTCTCACAGACATGACTGCAGCAATTCGGGAAAACCGAAATGTTGGTGTAGAGCGGTTTTCTGGTGACGGCAACACGATTTATCAACGACTTGAACACGAACCTGAACTGGAAAAAATATTTCACGATTGCCTCAGTCTGTTTGCTATGGGCGCCCCTGCAGCACTCGGTAAGCTGGCAGCATTTGAAAAGCTCAGTCATATCCTGGATGTGGGTGGTGGTGACGGTACACACGCCATAACGCTGGCGCGGGCGTTTCCAAATTTAAAAATCACCATCTTCGACAGCCCTGGTATTTGTGATGTTGCGGACAAAAAAATTGCTGCAAGTGGGCTGAGCGATCGCATTGCTACTCACGCTGGCGACTTTTTTACAGACGAATTTCCAACTGGGGTGGATGGGGTATTTCTTTCCGAGTTAACGCCAATTTGGTCGCCGCAACGTAACCTGGGTCTGTTTGCTAAAGCCCACCGGGTTTTGCCGCCCGGCGGTGCTCTGGTCATTCTTTCCGTAATGCTTAACGACACAGAAGACGGGCCCTTGGGCGCAGCGCTGTTTTCACCTTATTTTTTAACCCTCGCTAGTGGGGAGGGCATGGCGTACCCAGCAGCCGATTACCACCGTTGGCTCAATGACAGCGGCTTTAGCGATGTGCAGTCCTTTGTTACAGGTTTACCGCTCAATCAAACCGTTGTTGTGGGAACCAAATAAATGGGTAGGAAATGGAGAAGATCAAAGGTGACACAGTGATGAACATATTAATTGTTGGTGGCGGTATCGCGGGCACGGCTCTCGCGGGGCTGTTAACTCGTCAGAACCACGCAGTAACGCTGGTAGACCGCAACCCTGGGGATGGTGGTGCAGGATATGTATTAGGTCTGTGGCCCTTGGGTAGTCGGGTATTGCGTATGTTGGGGCTCTATGATGCCTTTGAGGATGCCAGCGTGCCGTTGCATACCTTTCGTACTGCGCTCCCAAACGGTGACATTTTAAATGCCTTTGTGCCGGCAAAAATCGTTGCCTCTCTCGGTGAAATTCGCATGGTAAAACGTTCTGCGCTGGTGCAGGTGCTGGCGCGCGGTTGCAGCACGGTAAAACGAAAAGCTCCGCTGAGTGTTGAAACACTGCGGCAGGATGAAAGCGGTGTGAATGTGTGTTTTAACAATGGCGAAACCGAGCGTTTTGATCTTGTACTGGGCTGCGATGGGGTTAATTCTCAAATCCGCCATCTGGTATTCGAAAACGCACCGGCCAGCGAAACGAATTGGTATGGCTGGGGTTGGTGGATAGACCCCAGTGAATGCGAAGCGCACACCATGACTGAATATTGGGACCCCGGTCATCGTTTCGTTGCGGTGTATCCGGCGAAGGATGTTGCTTGTGCTTTTGCCGGACTACCCACAGCCGCTCTGCCTACTGCTGAACTGAGAGCCGATCTCGATCAAATTAAAGCTTGTTTTGCCGACATGGGTGGCGCGGTTCCCAGTGCGCTGGCAGCACTGAACGATAGCAGCCGTGTTTTCCAAGATGCTTTTCGCACAGTTGTATCAGACAACTGGGTTAATGGCCGGGTGGTACTGGTCGGCGATGCGGCAAGTGCCTATTTCCCTTATGGCGGTTTGGGCCTGGGCGCGTCAATGGCACTTGAATCTGTGGCAGTGCTGGCGGACGAGTTGTCGCGCGCCAATCCAGACTGTGTCACCACCAGTTTGGCTTTTTATGAACACCGTCGATTGAATCGTGTCCGTCAATTTGAGGAGACCGGCAAAAGCATTGTCAAGCTGATGCTGCACACCACCAAAACGCCCAAAGGGGAAGACTTGCTGGAAAGCCAGCGGGGCCACTTTCGGGTGTTGCGTAGCCTGCTTGAATCCCCGATGTAAACAATCTTTGCGAAGAGGAAACATACCCGTGAAAAATCAAGTGAATTGGTATAAACGGCTAAACCCAAATACCCAAGCGCCCGCAGTTCTGGTGTGCTTCCCTTACGCCGGTGGTGGCGTCTCCGTATATAGGCCATGGACCCGAGCGTTTACTGACAATTTCGAAATTATCGCGGCAGACCTTCCGGGTCGTGATTCGCGCCTTAAAGAAGCTCCCTGGGAAGACCTTGAGGCGATAGTTGCTATGCTGGCCATGGGTTTGGAACCTTTAATCGCGGGTCGCCCCTTTGCCTTTTTCGGGCACAGCTTCGGTGCCTTGCTAGCGTTTGAAACAGCGAGATATTTGCGCCGTCAGCGTGCGGAATTGCCATTTTGTTTGTTCGCTTCCGGTCGCGAGGCCCCGTCCCGCCGTGAACCGGGAAGACATCTGCACAATCTGCCTGACGATGAGTTCGTTGACGAAATGATTTCCCGTTACGATGGAATTCCACAAATGCTGTTGGATGAGCCGGATTTGCTGGCGCTCTTTATGCCGGCGATGAAAGCTGATCTTCGCTTAACGGAAACATACGACTACGTACCAGACGCGCCATTTGATTTCCCTTTACACATTCTGAGCGGCCGCAACGATAAACGTTTGACGCCTGATTTATTGCGCCCCTGGTCGCAGCACACCAAACAACCTGCACCGGTTACCTATTTCGATGGCGGACATTTTTTTATTCGTGAATCCCAATTCCCAGTTACTCGTTATGTCAGCCTGACGCTTCATGCCTTATTGGCCGAAAGCGAGCTTGAACTGGCTTAACAAGCGCCAAGCACGCACAGCACGCACACAAAGACACCGCAAACTAAGGGCGACAACAATGGAATTTAGTTGGAGTGAATCTCAGACAGCACGTTTTAAACATATTTGTGAGCAGGTAAGGCTACACATAGCACCACTGGTTGAAGCGCGAGGAATCGATAATTTTTTTAGCCGCGACGAATGGCGCTTGTGCGGTGACTTGGGGCTGCTGGGGCTGAGTGTGCACGAATCACTCGGTGGCCAGGGATTGGGTTGGTTAGACACCGCCAGGGCTATGGAAGCGTTTGGTTATGCCTGTGAAGACGCAGGGTTGCCATTTTCAGCAGCTGCACATCTGTTTGCGGTGGCCATGCCAATCGCGGAATTTGCCAGCGAAGACCTGGCGCGAGAATTATTGCCAGGGATGTGTTGCGGTGATCTGGTCGGCGCGAATGCAATCACAGAGGAGCAGAGTGGATCAGATGTTTTTGCCTTGCAGATGTCGGTAGAAAAAGATGGAGACAGCTACATCCTAAACGGCAATAAAAACTATATCTCCAACGCGCCCATAGGCGATGTTTTTGTCACATACGGCACGATCAATCCAAAATATGGCTTTCTCGGGGTAACAGCTTTCGTAGTCGACAGAAACACACCGGGCTTACACATTAGCGAACCCTTTTACAAAACCGGTCTGCAATCGGTGCCAGGGGGAACCGCACGTTTTGAAAATTGCCGAGTACCTGCCACGCGTCGCTTGGGCGAAGAAGGGCAGGGCGGTACGATTTTTAACCGTTCGATGCAATGGGAGCGTGCCTGCCTGCCAGCCATTTTCCTAGGCGTGATGGAGCGTCAGCTGGAGAGGGCTGTGACCTTTGCCAAGCAACGCCGGCAGTTCAAAACACCCCTGGCATCTTTTCAGGCGATATCTCACAACATTGCCGAAATGAAGCTGCGTCTGGAGGCTGCGCGGCTACTGCTTTACCGCGGCTGTTGGCTGTCGGAGCAAGGCGAGAATGCCACTTCAGAAATCAGTATGGCCAAACTCGCTGTCGCCGAATGTGCATTGCACATAGGAATGGAAGGTACCCAAGTTCTGGGAGGGCCGGCCATAAAAGGGGACGGTGGTATGGAGCGGGTAGTTCGAGATGCCTTGGCAGCCAGTATTGCCTCCGGTACCAAGAACATGCAACTGGAACTCATTGCAAAGGGACTTGGGTTATGAGCGCATTGCTGCAAGACGGCCTTATTGCTTGTGCTAAACGGACGCCCGATGCGCCAGCATTGGTCGCTCCGGATGGCCGCCTGACCTACCGCGAATTAGATGAGCTAGCGAACCGTATCAGCCGGGTATTGCTTGTACGTGGCATACAACCTGGGGATCGTATCGGACTCTGGTTCGAAAAATCCACGATCACGGTAGCGGCGATGCACGCCGCTTTGCGTCTCGGCGCAGCCTACGTACCCATTGATCCGCTTATGCCCGTGGATCGCGCCAATAGCATCATTGAGGATTGCGAAATGGCTTTGGTTGTGACCTCAGCTTCGCGGCTGGATATGTTGCAAACTGCCGGATATCAGCTGCCTAACGCACTTTGTGTAGAGAACGACTGGCAGACAGTATTGCAGCAACCACCAATACCGCCGAGTGAACCCGAGCGGGATACCAATAAGCTTGCCTATATTTTGTACACATCCGGCTCGACCGGAACGCCTAAGGGTGTGTGTATCAGCCATGGTAATGCACTGGCATTTGTCGAGTGGGCCGTCGCCACTGCCGAACTGACACCTGCAGATCGCTTATCCAATCACGCGCCGTTTCATTTTGACCTTTCAGTTTTCGACCTTTACGGTGCATTTGCCACTGGCGCAAGTGTGGTGTTATTGCCTGATGCCCATTCGTTTGTACCGGCGAGACTGGTGGATATCCTCGTGCAAGAGCGCATTAGTGTCTGGTATTCGGTGCCATCTGTGTTGATTCTTATGATGGATAGAGCGGCCTTATTAGCGCGCTCAGACCTCAAAGACCTGCCACTACGCCTTATTTTCTTCGCCGGTGAACCTTTTCCTATCAATAAGTTACGTCCACTGCGAGAGGCATTGGCCCATGTGCGCTTTTTAAACCTCTACGGGCCCACAGAAACCAATGTGTGTACTGCCTACGAAGTACACGAGATTCCACCCAATCAAAGCGTTCCCGTTCCCATCGGTAGCGCGGCTTCCAGCGATAAAGTTTGGGTACAAACCGATGCTGGGCGCCAAGCAGAAATTGGCGAAGAGGGCGAACTGATAGCCGATGGCCCTACTGTCATGCTCGGTTATTGGGGCCGTGAACCCCAGAACGGTAAGCCCTACGCTACCGGTGATATCGTGCGTCGAATTGCTCACGACTGCTATGCCTACGTGGGACGTCGCGATGCGATGCTGAAGGTCCGCGGTTATCGCATAGAAGCCGGTGATGTTGAAGCGGCGCTGCGCGAGCATCCCGCAGTTGAAGACTGTGCCGTCACCACGCGAGGCGGAGGTATTGAGGCCAAGTTGGTCGCCTGTTTGGTCGTATCGCAGGGTGCCAAGCGGCCTGGCCTGATCTCTATTAAAACGCACCTTGCCGCGCGCCTACCGAGATACATGATTGTAGACAGCCTACTTGTCCTCAATGAACTTCCCAGAAACCGCAACGGAAAAACCGACCGTCGCAAGATCGCAGATCTGGCTGCGCGCGACATTACGCACAGTGAGAAACTTCATGCCGACGCTTAACGTTTACCAAGATATCAAAACCTTTATCGCTAATGACATCCTCGATGGAGAGGATCTGGGCGAACTGGATGAAACCACACCACTGCTTGAGTTGGGAGTGCTGAACTCCATGGAGTTGATGAAGCTCGTCGACCATATCGAACAAACCTACGGCGTAAAAGTACCGGGAAACAGTGTAGTACCCGGTAATTTTCAGGACATACAGTCCATCACCCGTTTTATTGAAACTCTGGGGCAAACGGCGTAATTGTCGCCTTTTTTGCGTCTACCACTAAAAGTGAGATAGCTGGATGAACACCACGATTACTGAAAAAGCACAAACAAAAAAACCTATTCAGCCCCGGTTTGAATTGATGAGACTCATGACTGGCAACTGGATATCCCAGGCTGTTTACACCGCCGCAAAATTAAAGTTAAGCGATGCGCTGTTGGACGGTCCATTGGAGGCCCCGGCACTGGCCGAAAAACTGAATGTTCAGGAGATTGAATTACGCCGTCTATTGCGCGCCCTGGAAAGCTTGGGATTATTTCGCAATCTGGGTGAAGATCGTTTCGAGGTGACTGAATTGGGAAGTTTTCTTGCAGAGGATCGCCCTGATTCGCTGCGACCGCTGGCATTATTCAACGGCGAGGCGCTTTATGCGGCATGGGCACAGCTGCCTCATGCAGTCACCACGGGAGAATCCGCTTTTGGACGTGCGCATGGTGCGGAAATTTTTGAATATCTGGAAGCACATGCTGAAACCGGGGCCCAATTTGACAGTGTTATGGCTAGTACTCACGGCGCCGAAGCACCGGCTTTGGTGGACTCCTATGATTTTTCCGCGTTCAAAACCATTATCGATGTAGGCGGTGGTAAAGGCAGTTTTGTTGCAGAAATTGTTGAAAAGAATGCGGGCTCCAAAGGTATGGTGTACGACCTTCCACACGTTATTGATCGTGCCAGGGCTTACCTCGAAGAACGCGGTCTGTCTGCGCGTTGCGATACCCAAGCGGGCAGTTTTTTCGACCGTGTGCCAGAGGGTGGCGACGCTTATCTGCTGCGCCATGTGATTCACGATTGGCGTGACCCTGAAGCGGGCAAGATCTTACAGAAATGTCGTGCGGCTATGAACCCAAAAGCCAGGCTGTTTATTGTTGAGGCAGTTATTCCTGAAGGCCCGGAGTGGTCCTCTTCCAAAATGCTTGATCTCAACATGCTGGTGATATGTGCAGGACAGGAACGCACTGCGGCGGAATTCAATACATTATTGGCACACAATGGCTTCAAGATGGAAGCCGTTCACGAGACTAAAGCACCTCGAGTGTCTCTGATTGAAGCCAGCGTTGCATAAGGGGAAACACAGTGGCTCACGGATCTTCTCAAACCCTAAGTGCGGCGGATTATCTCCGCGCCTTTTACGAGCTACCCCTGGGGTTGACGTCCTTTGCCCTGTTTAATCTGCTACACAAGGTGGTGCGCCGTATTGGTTGCAGCGCCTACCGTAAAAAGCCAGCTCTGTTCAGCCGCTGGAATATTCTTTGTGGTGAGGTGTTAGACCAACCTCACCAACTTTCCCGTTATATTGTGATTGCACCGCGCTGGAATCCCCATGCAGCGGTTGCTTCCGCAGGACCTTTCCCCGTTACAAAGGAAATAACGCTGGAAATTGGCGATGCGATAAGTGGTGTTGGTTACTGGTTTTTTGGCGCTTACCCCTTTCCTAAATTTGGTTCGGCGAATTATGTGAGTTCTTTCACCAAAGCTGATAGCAATGGCCGCATTAGCCTGCAGCTCGAAAAAGGAGACTACTATCTGGCGTGCCGCTATTACGGCTTGCCGGAGCAAGTTCGCTACCCGGCAATTTGGGTGGATGGCAAAGAAATTATTCCTACGACGCAAGCTTCGAATAACATGAATGATTTCTACCCAACATTGCCCCAGCGTGGTAAACCACTGTATCGTGCGGCACATTATCACGCGTACGTCATGTTGAAATACGCTGGCTTATTTTCTGCGAGATTTGTGAAGAAGCATTTGTTGCCAGTGGGCAACGAAGACACGGTTTATCTATACGGCACAGTTAAAAAAGGGGAGGTGTTGTGCATCCGTTTTCCGCAAACCGTATTAAATGATCATCACATTTACTGCACCTGTTACAACACTGCGAGCCTTCCTGTGTTTATTAGCAATGTGGAAACACCGGAATTTTTGAGTGATCCGCTAATTTGCAACAGTATGTACTTAATTCGGGTAATGCGCCGCAAGTCAAATAGCGATGCGGAAGTTCTCGAAAAGATTTCAGTGACCACCACCTACCCAATAAACCCAGAAGTTGTTGGTGCTGAGCAACACTGATTGTTAAAAAAAATGACGGTTAAAAATACCAGTCCACGCGCGCATAGAGATAACGGTTGGGTGCCACATAAATATCTGCATTTGCAGTAATTTCCAAACCCCCGTATTCGCTACCCTTTGGGCCTATACCTGTTTGTACCGCAAATGTTAGATTTAGATTGTCTTTAAGGTTGCGCTCAAGCTGTGCGAGAAGCAGAGTGCTGCCATCGTCGAGATTGGATATCAAAAGCGGTTGTATGTTCAGCAAGGGGTTCCATTCCAACGTGACACCAAGCGCTAGATAATTGCGAGCCAGGGTAAATAATTCCCCTCGGGCAAAGCGCTCGGTAAGTTCTTGCGGAAATTCATTCAAAGCTGTTCCTGAGGTTTTAGCGCCAAAGCCATTGTAAAAATATTCTGTGTAGCCGTTGATATTTTTGCCACGGAAACTCCAGGCGTACTGCAAGTTGAGCAACCACGAACTGCGCAGTGCACCGTCCTGTAAACGTCGCGGAACCACCTCAGCCGTCCAGGTCGCGCCGCCTAAAGAAGAATTAACGCCTAGGCCGAGAATATCCGATTGGTAATTGCGAGCGGCCATTAGCTCGTAGCCATAGCGACCGGTGAAGCCGTGCCATTTAACGCCCGCGGCACTCTGCTCCTTTTGCACGTTGCCGCTTACCGGGTCCCGGCGCGGCGCTATAACGCCCTGGATATCTGAGCCACTGTCGTACAGCCATTGTCCGTAGAGCATATCGGAACCGGGTTTGTATTCTGTATCCACGGCGTTGGGAGGGAAGGGGTTGTACAAATCCATCGGGTGGAACACCAGGCCACCGCCCCAAGTGAGTACCTGGCGACCAACCTTGGCAACAGCGTGATTGCTGCTATAACTTAGGCTCAGACGATCGAAACGCATATCTTGATAGTGCT
The DNA window shown above is from Alteromonadaceae bacterium 2753L.S.0a.02 and carries:
- a CDS encoding phosphopantetheine binding protein, with amino-acid sequence MSKQDPKQNEDALRRALLAMRQMRTRLDTLEAEHAGPIAVVGMGCRYPGGGNDPDSYWDLIVNGKDAVREVPLDRWNRDAFYDPNPEAAGRMYTKHGGFIDEPGRNFDAAFFGIAPREAVATDPQHRLLLEVSWEALENAGLSAQRLMGSRTGVFVGISTTDYAQLRYSTGGLGAIDPYSVLGTSASFAAGRLAYTFGFQGPTVPVDTACSSSLVAAHMAMLALRRRECDIALAGGVNLILSPMLMIYFCKLRALSVQGRCRTFDASADGYVRGEGCGMLVLKRLEDAQADGDRILAVLRGSAINHDGRSGGITVPNGPSQQAVIKQALLESGIDPAHVDYVEAHGTGTPLGDPIEMQALAATYGKAKRQHGPLIIGSVKTQIGHLEAAAGVAGLSRVILALQHRKMPAHLHFEKLNPHIESALAGRFNYRLPQLGEDWQDTGQSRAAAISSFGINGTNVHMVLEQAPEPESRETLKTRPEVLVISAKNDTALRQQVQNYQRVLDSQSPPALIDLCHSAATGRVHFPVRATFAGELAEISSQMEQWLKNTNYATEQEAESPLAFLFPGNTQELQRVAPQLAARFPVFNDSLQKITSPRSYALQYALLCLWQSYGLRPQWVAGEGIGRVTAAVAAGALSPEEGSSLAQALVAEAALPGGINWRSARIEWRDGSINKSVHDAKALNWHDANAGLPRAPNYFEVLSLIVKPAQSADLYIAQTLQDLYSAGITPEWTQVEPQKQFKRVVLPSYPFQRENFWGADAPVAPGTVQHRDAASNKLSVLRPAWRPSPIRAGQIPQKIQLLTAEGFLAEATVKSFTAAGIRVETLYYLSHDVSTGLQVRRENGELTTLGNNSEDPLVDIRFIDPDQNYQLVDLLVVLQALPESGGNYWLASSHAFAIRDEEGAVPLQAALWAMASSLGLERPELNISAVDMDEAEPELLVREISREGQTKEPVVWRLGERFVRRIEAIEPPDEQAEFRKDAAYLVTGGFGGIGQQLVRWLASRGALNIIVPSRRGTDDPRMYDLADLDVNLQVIHCDLTETSAVTQLLSCIEQPLAGIFHVAGITEDALIAQQTTQSLAKVIAAKADVAFELDKHSRELPLEHFVMFSSMAGVSGSAAQANYAAANAMLQALAHRRRAEGHCALCVHWGLWDGPGMAAKLSEQDRARLARQGVHPMPALAALNTLTQLMTGNEAEYMVGLFDGVDVTDSSEKQHWKARIEECAPEMRSDLVAQCLKENVAQVLGMPANQIGSGANLFDLGFDSLMVMDLVKLLKEALGCALYPRELYQTPLISELCDYLLGAMTSESQPAQASEAPSATPWSAAPLASQETLGDPVANIGFILSAPRSGSTLLRVMLAGHPDLFVPPELHLLPFKTMAERSCALQDSYLDEGLVRAVMELRGCDAAQAKSELQLLTEQRTPIQEVYRQLAELAGERQVIDKSPSYANNLVTLERAERLCTEPRYIHLVRHPYAMIESFMRQRMDRLIGVQGADVFELAESIWREMTKNILQLSNRVGAKRCLLVTYEDLVREPQVQLQRISKFLGVDYNPAVLDPYSGAASRMTDGISERSLSVGDPDFSSHKTIDPALAEAWQKVELPRELSAESADLAQQLGYQLPPVKRRSKPREVAMYEHTVSGEGLELNLCRWGDPQAPCVLCLHGVLEQGAVFSSLANELVRSGFQVLAPDLRGHGKSDRTAASSTYQMADFVADLNCVIRNLEIAPMTLLGMSLGAAIATLYTVARPETVRELILVEPPLARRSDAREASKILRAQLTAKRPVDTCVADLNVAAQRLLSVYPGMSQQQAETLAQHATDNRNSELHWRWDPRLRAPVGISSDATSNELMAEIQVPHYLVFGRQGDLLNARDWRAGCNTHLEEVVTLDGGHNLHVSAPDALASIVIECEQHHQQTTPKY
- a CDS encoding methyltransferase family protein gives rise to the protein MSEQGLTREQLNTYIQGYAAFQFLTSGVELGVFDLLAETPEIDAQEIAKALQLEAQPLRILLTGLVALKLVHRNNDRYVNDPLIDPALLSGPRSMSPVLRWIKQGINRGLTDMTAAIRENRNVGVERFSGDGNTIYQRLEHEPELEKIFHDCLSLFAMGAPAALGKLAAFEKLSHILDVGGGDGTHAITLARAFPNLKITIFDSPGICDVADKKIAASGLSDRIATHAGDFFTDEFPTGVDGVFLSELTPIWSPQRNLGLFAKAHRVLPPGGALVILSVMLNDTEDGPLGAALFSPYFLTLASGEGMAYPAADYHRWLNDSGFSDVQSFVTGLPLNQTVVVGTK